TTTCGACATAGTTTGTCCTTCAATTTAAGATTTGATTTAATTGATTTGATCTCTATCTGCAGAATTCGATTTGAGAGATAATAGGATCATCTAAGTTGAGTAATTCTTACGATATCGCTCGTTTGAAGACGTCATAAGCAgccgctttctttttctcttttcgatCAAAATGCCAAGCTGTTCGCATGTAAAGGTCCTGAAAAGGTATAACTCGTTCAGTTTCGCTAACACTGTCTGcaatttttcatagaaatctAGCATGCTCTATTTCATGAAGTTACAGTCTAGCTGTAGAAACATGAAGCATTGcttaaaaaaccaaaagagaaTGTTTCCAGAAAGCTTGCCTCCAACTGTTCATCCTTTTCGTATCCTAATTGCTCAGCAACATGCCGGAGAATACTAAAAAAACCTGAGTTAAGTACAGCACGACAGAAATCTATCACTAACAGTGATGTGATAGATTTCCGTCGTGATGTCGTTCCTTTAGAATACATTTCATCAGTAAGAGATAGGAGAAAATTCAACATAtccccttttttttgaaaaattaccgTAGACTGCCtactgcagcaaaaaaaagtatacaaAATCAGCGTGTAGCATAGAGGAAGAACTTGTAATTGAAAGTTGCAATTTGAAACTCATCTACAGCTTATTGACTTCCACAATCAAAAGATAACTGTGGAATAAagcatgacaaaaaaaaacttcccaaaATACATGGAATTAGAAATAAACACACCTGTTGATGGCCTTGGCTTTTGCGAACCGTTCCTCGCACAATATCAAATCTTTAGAATACACACGTCTCTTTGAAAGATCAATGTAACCTTAAATTAGAGAGAACCATTCACTATCTGTTTATGAATGCGTTACGGAGAGAGGAAAACTTTGCAACGTACCCTTATCTTTGTCCACTCTAATGACCACTACGCATTCGCTACGTCCCACTCGAATCAACTTGTTCACCGATCGAATACGTCGACGTGACAACTCGGACAACAGTATCATACCTTCTGAAAAAGCAgactttttaaaagtaaaagtaactCATGAGACGCCATTTTAACTTTCAATCGCGTGTAATACTCAAAAAAAGGGACAGTGTTAATTTccgcaacttttttttttgtaacatttcTATAcaatgcaggaaaaaaaaactaaaacccACCTTTTCCGTTATACTCTGAGAGGCTTACATAGGCACCCATATCTGCTATTTGTCGGACATTTACCACCACTGTTTCTTCGACATCCGGAAAGTGGTTCTCGTAGAACCGACAGCGCATCGTGGCCATAGTGCCTGGCTGAGTTCTCGAGACTAACCTAAGAAAGAAACTCGTTCCTGACCAACtgtagagaaacaaaaaattggattCGAATAGTTCTCACAAAATCAGTAGGAGTAACTAATTGAATGGATATGCATATACATAGTATTGAATGAAGCTAAATAATCATGGGATGGATTTCTACCAACTATAATCAGAACAGTACATCTAGAACTTATCGTAAAAACAAGATAGAGGCTAGGGTTAAAAAAGtggatcgtttcgcctctacctGAACGCGttcaggtttttttcctgcacTTAAGTAAAGAGCTACGTTAAAACTAACTGTGTCCTGAACATGTAGAATCACAAAAAGAATCACTTCTAGTTGTACCACAAGAGGATAACTTATTGTCTAAAAAATCAGCTACATTGGTGCACTCTTATATACGCTCTTCTATACGCTCTGGATACCTACTATTtctttataaataaaaaatactaagAGGGCCTGCGAAGAAGAtactttcttcaatttgtcGTGAGAAGAGATTCTAGTCGTGAAACCCTAATCAATACCTAGTCAGTAATAGCacataataatagtagtaacaCCACAAACACCGCAAATTGTTGAAATCGTTATGAGGGGCCATTTTCAAATTCGACCGTTAGCGGGTCTTCAAACAAGCCAAAAATTGTAAGCAAGATACAACAGGCTCGTCACCATTCAAACAGCATACAGTCCACACACGCCTATGCTTAGTTTTATTCTAAcaattatgaaaattttcaaacaataacACGTACCCTATCTAATCTAAAGGTGATTTTTCGTAACAAAACATACAAGTGAGATGCATAACAAGAACAACAATTCTCATAGAAAGCTGTGGAAATataatcaaaatgaaaaagaattgaatcAGCTTCAGAAAACAGAGTCAGCTAGATATCTGTAAGACCATTATTACTAGTCATATAAGTACGAAATCACTGTTGTGGTAAATTGAGCAAGACATTCTGATTTCCGGGCAGATAAGTAACATTTCTGGCCTTTGACATGCGATCAGCGATTTCCTCAGCAGCTTCGATTTTTCGTAACTCTATTAATCCGTCTCCAGCATCAGCAAATGCCTTAAACGTGGCAAATCAATCCAAATAACAAAACTACTGAATATACGCTGATCGAGAGCTTGCAGACCTTGCTAAGAAGCTTCGCAGCCTGGGCATCTCCTTCAGCTGTTGTAATAGCCGCAATCTTCATCTGTTCAGCTTTCTCTACAAGATAACGGGCCTTCTCTGCTTCTTGTTGAGCGACCTGTTTCATTTCGACCGCTTCCGTGAATTCGCGACCAAAGGATAGGTGCGTCTAAATAAAGTTTACTAAAGCTACTGaacagaaactaaaaaaaaaaacactcattgCTGTAGTTAAGTTTGTAAAATTCAGCTGCAGCTAAAAAAACTCATTATGGAATAGAACCACACATCAAATTTCCCATGAAGTAACGGCAAAATCTACGAAATCGTCGAAAGATTGAAATTCCAAGATTATCAAAGCACAAATCTAGTGAATTTCATCCATGAAATCTAGACGTAGAAGAAATATAAGGTGCAATGACATTTTACTTACGATAGAAATATCATCTAGCAGAAGTCCGAACTGAGCCGCTCGCTGCGAAAGAGCCAATGACACACGTTGCGAGACAGTCTCTCGTTGAGTGATCATCTCATGCGCATCAAACTGAGCCTATAAAGAGCGAAGCAAATGAAATAGTAATTTAGAATAGAAAGGTAACAGATTAGAGTAAAGCAGTCACTGAGTTGAACAGAAACATCACATCTTTGTGAACGTACCACAACTGCTTTCAAAACTTCGTTTGTGATGGACGGCAATACTCTTTCAGCGTAATCCAGACCTATATTCAGGTATATGTTAGGCAGCTTGGTTGGATCTGGTCGATGGAGGATACGAAGGGTGATCGACACATTTTGCAGATCTGAAAAATTCCAGTAAAGATGAGtggatttaaagaaaaaaacattcgcagTGCATAGTTAGCTACTAAACAACCACTGTAGCGTTTATAGCTGAACAACACAAACCTTTGCTTCCAGTTATCGTCGAGATAGCTCTTGGTGTGGAGCGAATGTCGAATAGAATTGGTTTCTGCACCCAAGGGATGAGGAAATGAGTACCTTCACCGACTACCTCGTCCTTGACACCGGCAAAGCGGTCAAAGATGACGGCTCGTTGTCCTCCATCAACTGAAAGTAAACGAATTATAATAAATCTATCGGATTAATAAAGGCATACGGTTGTGTAgccgggtaaaatgtagttgagtgGAGAGGGAAGGTGAGAGGTGCGGCTTTGTGGTGCCCTTACacttaagcattagtcttagcgGATCcgtgacatgtaaactaaagttactaagtagaaaaagtaagatagagcgtccaaAAATAAGGAGGCCACTGAATGCCCCTTTTTAACTACATTATCCCCCTGTAACCTCATTCGTCGAAAATAATTAGTAAACGGACACTTTAAcgcatcgaaaaaaaaatcgaaaaactaAGAACCCAAACAAAAGCTCGGGATCAAGTATATCAAGGATTGCTGAACGacttaaaaaaatcctatttcTATGCCATCTTAATTGATTTTAGTGTTCTAGATTTTGGTACTTTGTTAGTGCCggtttcttccaaaatttgtGATTATTACTAGAAACTCAAGCAAGCGATATTTATAAGTTCATCGCGCATAAGCTCCATTCCTCTaaagttcaattcagaacaaattttcaaagaccACAGCGAACGAATCTGGTTTACTGATGGAGTAAAGTAACAGAGTAACGACTTAACTCATACTATCTATTATAATtggaagtgagaaaaaaatagcttcGAACTCACCATTATAAAGTGCAGATTGTGCAACACCTCCAGCTATGGCTAGACCTACGCCAAGTGTTCCAATCCTACCAAGTAATTTTTGCGCCGCTGCCGCCATACCTGTAAGAAGATTCTCcgttaaagaaataaatccacGTGAACCCAGAACACTTTTGTCTGCGCGAGAACAGATCACAAAGAGATGAAGTTGATATGGATATGACAAAAAAGCCGCACGCGAATAATTCTACTGTAGAAGCAATGATAATAATGTATTTGAATTTATTCAGGCGTTTTCAACTCTCCGAATAATCCTCCAAATTTTCCACCTATACTCTACTATTTAATTTCATATTCAAGGACAGGGGCGCCACTCTTGAAGAgactaaattctttttttcgaaatttttgatatttctatGATAGTATTGTAAATTGCAGAGTGATAGGTGAAGGTAATTAAAAACATGGATAACGCCGACGTCCCAGCTTCCCCGTAAGTTTTTTAATTTATGATACTATGAAGGGAtacgaaaatttttgcaaaagagggAATTATGTCTCTTCAAAAATTACGTCTCTATTATTCATCGggtttaggaaaaaatagcaGACTGGAGATGAAAACGAAGATGAAACTGAAGATGAAACGTAGGAGTGTTCAAAAGTTAACAACACCAGAATAAACACAACTACCATAACCATTGCTTTTGTAATAGAATGCCTctagatttttgaaatgaagagaaagtaACACGAAAATCCCTCATCGTCTTTTTTAAGTGTCAGTTCAGTTATTGTGAAGTAAAGCTAAGCTTATGACACCAAGTGGacgaaagcaaagaaaatggacatttctcagaaattcacgTAAAACTGAACAAAAACACCCACGCGTGCAACTGGAAAGGGAGGGGGGAGAATTGCTAACGTAACTATGTTATCCTCGACTCACACGTAAAACCAGTCGATTTAAATGGATAAATCcagaagacaaagaaaaacacaacgaATAAAGCGTAAAAACATCATCCACAATTTCATCATGGAAATTGTCTTCGATATTGAaaatggtcctgaaacgagaGCCGATTTAAAGGACGTCCAGTTTGTAATGGGTTGCTACGCAGCTCCCTAATGCATGTCGAACACGGAGAAGCATGTTGTGGGGGCTGTCACGGAGGATATTTTTCTCTGCGTCTCTTAATTGGAATATGAAATTCCCTTCGACAGCCTAAATTATCTGACGGATTTTTTCGTtcggtttcatttttcttagttAGAATTAGGTTCATTTTAGTAAACAGTGGTGTAATATTGTACATTTGGGGTTTTGGAATATGACAAGGAGTGTTTCGTTGTTATTGGATATGATCTTAGCTCCCCTGAACTATTCTGTTCGTTAGTTCATGTTCATGGTGACACCGTATAAATATCATGGGGAGGTTCATCcaaatatcatttattttgcaTCTCTCGAGGTGTCTTGAGACAGGCTCCCCCACTGGGGAACTCTGcgactttttttcgtttggatgattcctgatttttctctcaattttgaactctttttgaaattcacaTCTTTCGTCTTCTGGaatatattttctcttttctaagTTAATCATCTTTAGTGTAGTATCTTTCTGGTCTTATCGAtccgttgatttttttttgtaatgggACCTATGCAGTACTTTATTGCAGGGTATGGCCCACGCCAAGAGAAAGACTCGAA
The Necator americanus strain Aroian chromosome I, whole genome shotgun sequence genome window above contains:
- a CDS encoding hypothetical protein (NECATOR_CHRI.G872.T3); protein product: MAAAAQKLLGRIGTLGVGLAIAGGVAQSALYNVDGGQRAVIFDRFAGVKDEVVGEGTHFLIPWVQKPILFDIRSTPRAISTITGSKDLQNVSITLRILHRPDPTKLPNIYLNIGLDYAERVLPSITNEVLKAVVAQFDAHEMITQRETVSQRVSLALSQRAAQFGLLLDDISITHLSFGREFTEAVEMKQVAQQEAEKARYLVEKAEQMKIAAITTAEGDAQAAKLLSKAFADAGDGLIELRKIEAAEEIADRMSKARNVTYLPGNQNVLLNLPQQLVSRTQPGTMATMRCRFYENHFPDVEETVVVNVRQIADMGAYVSLSEYNGKEGMILLSELSRRRIRSVNKLIRVGRSECVVVIRVDKDKGYIDLSKRRVYSKDLILCEERFAKAKAINSILRHVAEQLGYEKDEQLEDLYMRTAWHFDRKEKKKAAAYDVFKRAISDPHVLDECDITNEVREALLEDIRKKLTPQAVKIRADIEVSCFSYDGIDAIKEALIAGKNCSTDSMPIKINLIAAPHFVVTTQTLDRENGLTAVNDALNVVKETIEKYGGKFTIKEEARVVTDVDDNDIKKKIELAELEEEEGSDEEDEDESEDEDDDGLVAPKGLDQQMDAEEASRDAKKKNKKANDAGDSGDDSE
- a CDS encoding hypothetical protein (NECATOR_CHRI.G872.T2) encodes the protein MAAAAQKLLGRIGTLGVGLAIAGGVAQSALYNVDGGQRAVIFDRFAGVKDEVVGEGTHFLIPWVQKPILFDIRSTPRAISTITGSKDLQNVSITLRILHRPDPTKLPNIYLNIGLDYAERVLPSITNEVLKAVVAQFDAHEMITQRETVSQRVSLALSQRAAQFGLLLDDISITHLSFGREFTEAVEMKQVAQQEAEKARYLVEKAEQMKIAAITTAEGDAQAAKLLSKAFADAGDGLIELRKIEAAEEIADRMSKARNVTYLPGNQNVLLNLPQQ